The Lineus longissimus chromosome 2, tnLinLong1.2, whole genome shotgun sequence genome window below encodes:
- the LOC135483326 gene encoding uncharacterized protein LOC135483326, whose product MSNSSSGSASQTTTQSESPKRRGIASSSQHIPLSSSASSATGETIQAIISSLSSSCESKVYNSLVQLRTKYTREKTNVQIFHNCGGSDALLTLVSKTINDASTCISTSNTNVIGNDVEVGGTVGTSVVQESLNGSRVPRRKRETGLVAVSPTCKNPILVKATANRQPCPQCLQSRLGEGLSIAEGLPNEECSHGTREMMMLSRPQRKLLDLCLSILGNCVLLDERIRDLLVKRDAIHILAKLLISCDTDSICNRASRTLANIALDKRTIHLVVKEEHFITTIIKVLTESENKDCQQSYVRLLRLIGAVDCGREAIIKAEGLRPIAEKLKLDHEPLVTASFRAVQDLTARLSDSCVGQMIEADCTSFLVESLSSTNKTFSEFALSILLSLALHKDFRPAFGAAAGIKSFISLAESESKTQQITLKVINVLCLCCGESVNRIKMRELGGIILLMKCIRDASMSALHNRILSSFVCFLYDEASFSLMLENSLMDILIEQLSKCSDVKTVDLVAMANDVINQEIHKEEDFKCEDLLGNEPSGLFCEKFVDLEDAPQDAVEMTEYGNEKDEVSFEAADGLGTIATAVTEESTAPVKNEAVEDGSKTSLATECVKYSIDSPSYEHTEWDYTQYSKGVKCKTSFSADPSGGWSPIGSDWSGYHSDSSSHYSSKFSPTYSSPRSSYSPLSNSSFVSPSVSPFYGPTYSPPSSPDYQSSESNHAAPPGPMAATSGLNHGREKARVVQHLSFSLEHTCESYSQPSLDVLSASTAKITQTDQILQPIQSVPETIPHVSLPIGSGLMTNVVESNVERKPVVLTDVQVTENESTPMLSSSKSDQIQSTIAGTLGSALVGSLGKCTSESEQEAVVKVKTSSSDGQLTASSTKSKDGSDLKRPNVRKKRSVSDPLSVLDGSDVSSGSCRDDLVSSENATVINILTLISRISHMDDPSVYLLNTKCMDLLLSYIVLCHNPPAKAWRILIRLARNRNCFERLLEKNVPLKVSILLGQTRDGVVKFLIAAAKTESRGSLLQSSDQLQKETLLCEREDNQLVTMKELGSPSHVAAAVGAARDAEARKQMQTLSEEFIQALMLVVESRYGQEVILHRVRNGTDKERRMWAMNALYLCRSHFLQSRMLLKGGALELVFDELVSGQKTLLMFAVHCLAVLGSLLRERALDSKSKFGIVDTKRMSADKIDDGSNNAGTDSIEKMHPSKRRRVVMGRCCFETSDMDLDVTFSFDNHSHVSTNRRKLCSKSTVFAAMLEGYYSESSKCTVSISEVQPEAFVAMLHFLNGCDRQPHCPSLHCSDLSKNLEVLRLADKYLLSDLKQFAVNKLKGLISQTTVCQITEYATLLKCNTLLNQCFYFIMFSHFPIALRMKLIDSLVQGDHRLETMLELKLLICKIIQD is encoded by the exons ATGTCCAATTCAAGCTCTGGGTCTGCGAGTCAAACCACAACACAAAGTGAAAGTCCAAAAAGAAGGGGGATTGCTTCATCATCCCAACACATCCCATTATCTAGCTCAGCATCTTCAGCAACTGGTGAGACTATTCAGGCCATCATTTCTTCGTTGTCGAGTTCATGTGAATCAAAAGTGTACAATTCTCTCGTGCAGCTAAGAACGAAATATACCCGAGAGAAGACCAACGtacaaatatttcataattgTGGGGGAAGTGAtgcacttttgacattggtgtCTAAGACCATTAATGATGCTAGCACTTGTATTTCCACCTCCAACACGAACGTCATAGGCAATGATGTTGAAGTTGGTGGGACTGTTGGAACATCTGTTGTGCAGGAGAGTTTGAACGGAAGCCGAGTACCAAGAAGAAAACGAGAAACTGGCTTGGTTGCAGTCAGTCCAACATGCAAGAACCCAATATTGGTGAAGGCAACTGCAAATCGACAACCCTGCCCTCAATGCCTGCAGAGTCGGTTGGGAGAAGGCCTGTCAATCGCTGAAGGTTTACCCAATGAAGAGTGCAGTCATGGTACACGAGAAATGATGATGTTAAGTCGACCACAACGAAAGCTGCTGGACCTTTGCCTGAGTATTCTTGGGAACTGTGTACTTCTGGATGAAAGAATTAGAGATTTG TTGGTCAAAAGGGATGCCATCCATATATTAG CAAAACTGCTCATATCTTGTGATACGGATAGTATCTGCAATCGTGCCAGCCGGACATTGGCGAATATAGCTTTAGATAAGAGGACCATCCACTTGGTTGTGAAAGAGGAGCATTTCATCACGACAATCATCAAAGTCCTCACTGAGAGTGAAAACAAGGACTGTCAACAGAGTTATGTAAGACTACTGAG GTTAATTGGTGCTGTCGATTGTGGACGTGAAGCCATCATCAAAGCTGAAGGACTGCGACCCATTGCTGAGAAACTGAAGTTGGATCATGAACCACTGGTTACTGCATCATTCAGGGCAGTTCAGGACCTCACAGCTAG GTTAAGTGATAGCTGTGTTGGTCAGATGATAGAAGCGGATTGTACCTCTTTCCTTGTTGAATCTCTCTCTTCCACGAATAAGACATTCTCCGAATTCGCCTTGTCTATCCTGCTAAGCCTAGCCCTGCATAAAGATTTCCGGCCTGCATTTGGTGCAGCAGCAGGTATCAAGTCTTTCATAAGCCTTGCAGAATCCGAATCAAAGACTCAACAGATCACTTTGAAAGTTATAAACGTGCTTTGTCTTTGCTGTGGGGAATCAGTAAACCGAATCAAGATGAGAGAATTAGGAGGAATTATCTTGTTAATGAAGTGTATACGGGATGCATCCATGTCAGCTTTACACAACAGGATTTTAAGTTCATTTGTGTGTTTTCTGTATGATGAGGCTAGCTTTTCTCTGATGCTGGAAAACTCTCTGATGGACATCCTTATAGAGCAGCTGAGCAAGTGTTCAGATGTTAAGACAGTTGATTTGGTTGCTATGGCCAATGATGTAATTAACCAGGAAATTCATAAGGAAGAAGACTTCAAGTGCGAAGACTTGTTGGGTAATGAACCTTCTGGTTTATTTTGTGAGAAGTTTGTTGACTTGGAGGATGCTCCACAGGATGCTGTCGAAATGACGGAGTATGGGAATGAAAAGGATGAGGTTTCTTTCGAAGCTGCTGATGGGCTTGGTACCATAGCTACTGCTGTAACAGAAGAGTCCACAGCTCCTGTCAAGAATGAAGCAGTGGAGGATGGCTCGAAAACATCACTAGCAACAGAATGTGTTAAATACAGCATCGATAGCCCATCCTATGAACACACTGAATGGGACTATACACAGTACTCCAAAGGTGTGAAATGCAAGACATCCTTTTCAGCTGATCCTTCAGGTGGCTGGTCACCTATTGGGTCTGATTGGAGTGGTTACCATAGTGACTCATCCTCACATTACAGCTCCAAGTTCTCTCCCACTTACAGTAGTCCAAGATCAAGTTACAGTCCGTTGAGTAACTCATCATTTGTGTCACCATCAGTGTCTCCATTCTATGGCCCAACCTACAGCCCGCCATCATCCCCTGACTACCAGTCCTCAGAGTCTAACCATGCAGCCCCTCCAGGTCCAATGGCTGCCACTTCAGGATTAAATCATGGTCGAGAAAAGGCAAGAGTTGTACAACACTTGTCTTTCTCACTTGAACACACTTGTGAAAGTTACTCACAACCTTCTCTTGACGTCCTCTCAGCCTCTACTGCAAAAATCACTCAAACTGACCAAATTCTTCAGCCTATCCAAAGTGTGCCAGAGACTATCCCACACGTTTCACTACCAATTGGAAGTGGCCTCATGACTAATGTGGTAGAATCCAATGTGGAAAGGAAACCAGTTGTTTTAACCGATGTGCAGGTCACTGAGAATGAGTCCACTCCAATGCTGAGTTCTAGTAAATCGGACCAAATTCAAAGTACCATTGCTGGTACACTAGGTTCAGCACTTGTAGGATCCTTGGGAAAATGTACCTCCGAATCTGAGCAAGAAGCAGTTGTAAAGGTCAAAACAAGCAGCTCCGATGGACAGCTGACAGCCAGTAGCACTAAAAGCAAAGACGGCTCCGATCTGAAAAGACCCAATGTACGCAAGAAACGAAGTGTGTCTGATCCTCTGTCTGTCTTGGATGGTTCTGATGTGAGCAGTGGAAGCTGCAGAGATGATCTGGTGTCATCTGAAAATGCAACTGTGATCAATATATTGACATTGATATCTCGAATCTCCCACATGGATGACCCGAGTGTGTATCTCCTCAACACAAAATGTATGGATTTATTACTGAGTTACATTGTTCTTTGTCACAACCCTCCTGCCAAGGCCTGGCGCATCTTGATCAGGCTTGCTCGCAACCGGAACTGCTTTGAAAGACTCCTTGAAAAGAATGTGCCATTGAAGGTGTCCATTCTACTCGGCCAAACAAGGGATGGTGTTGTTAAGTTTCTGATAGCTGCGGCTAAAACTGAATCTCGTGGTAGTCTTCTACAATCTTCTGATCAACTTCAAAAGGAGACATTGCTTTGTGAGCGTGAGGACAATCAACTAGTTACAATGAAGGAGTTGGGAAGTCCAAGCCATGTTGCGGCTGCAGTTGGAGCAGCAAGAGACGCTGAAGCAAGAAAACAGATGCAGACATTGTCCGAGGAGTTCATCCAAGCTCTGATGCTTGTTGTTGAATCCCGATACGGACAGGAAGTGATACTGCACAGAGTCAGAAATGGAACAGACAAGGAGAGGAGAATGTGGGCCATGAATGCACTTTACCTTTGCAG GAGTCATTTTCTTCAATCAAGGATGTTGCTGAAAGGTGGTGCACTGGAGCTTGTATTTGATGAACTGGTATCTGGTCAGAAGACACTGTTGATGTTTGCTGTTCACTGTCTAGCAGTTCTTGGTAGTCTACTGAGAGAAAGAGCCTTGgactcaaaatcaaaattcgGGATTGTGGACACAAAACGTATGTCTGCTGACAAGATTGATGATGGAAGTAATAATGCAGGGACTGATTCAATTGAAAAAATGCATCCGAGTAAACGCAGAAGAGTTGTGATGGGCAGGTGTTGTTTCGAGACATCGGACATGGACCTGGATGTAACGTTTTCTTTTGATAATCACAGCCATGTCAGTACCAATCGACGTAAGCTCTGTTCAAAATCAACTGTTTTTGCTGCCATGTTGGAAGGATATTATTCTGAGTCAAGTAAATGTACTGTTTCAATCTCAGAAGTACAACCTGAGGCTTTTGTAGCAATGTTACATTTTCTCAACGGGTGTGACAGACAACCTCATTGTCCTTCCTTACACTGTTCTGATCTTTCAAAGAATCTCGAAGTTCTCCGCCTGGCTGACAAATATTTATTAAGTGATCTGAAGCAGTTTGCTGTCAACAAGTTAAAGGGATTGATCTCTCAAACTACTGTGTGTCAGATTACAGAGTACGCCACTTTGCTCAAGTGTAATACACTACTCAACCAGTGTTTCTATTTCATTATGTTTTCCCATTTCCCTATAGCTTTAAGGATGAAGTTAATTGATTCACTTGTTCAGGGAGATCACAGGCTGGAGACAATGCTCGAACTGAAGCTTCTCATTTGTAAAATAATTCAGGATTGA
- the LOC135483327 gene encoding solute carrier family 15 member 4-like, translating to MAEERRPLIVRQDTRCDQRSRTTKQWAGAAILGTVTLERIAFYGVTGNLVLFLNKDPFSWMSYNASNALFVFMGLSFVLCLFEGWLADAFLGRFKTIFIFFFVYLGGYILLPLLFPYPFKRNGEDTELPQMCSSVTYNTSNGTSFMSLAQHSLSILVQNWTVVITGDTPNRVSPGDEACAPFVYLSLVLMAIGTAAIRTNIAPFGGDQMKSEGPQASRGFFNWFYWSVNIGSFIALGPIAYLQQEVSFFWGYLVPGICLFLAMIVFCAGCKFYLVKPQSGSVISSIFNVIWEACSMKRKQNKRHQQYRTIDTAGSSSEAQPQGLLDYAKSRYGGSFHDNDVEEVRSLGKTVLIFVTMIPYWIGYYQMETTFLMQGLHMRLSPERAYFDDDRIGNITSIPVNRTGNSTSVKQFQIPAAWLSLFDVIVVIILIPIMNRLIYPKLDRMNRPLLLKNRIAIGMAVSVLAIICAGVVENQRLAIFWKNGTEHPVPQVVGNTTFYAADMAIAWQIPQYALIGISEVFTSIGGLELAYSLSPKSMQGLIMGLFYFMSGIGSFLGTAIMYIFQGIWFFTWDRGDINCRFLCSWDTDKICAECRMDYYFFVLAGVEVFGLILYLLLTWKCRLGQDLGRKRVIQDDSINQSTPASLSVPSDDVGDCKPEGRNGSVKRQSTKGYTMNYTA from the exons ATGGCAGAAGAACGGAGACCTCTGATTGTACGGCAAGATACACGCTGTGACCAACGATCAAGAACAACAAAACAGTGGGCAGGTGCAGCTATTTTAGGAACTGTAACATTGGAAAGAATTGCATTCTATGGCGTGACTGGCAACTTGGTACTGTTTCTAAACAAAGATCCATTCTCATGGATGTCATATAATGCTTCAAATGCTCTCTTTGTATTCATGGGATTATCTTTTGTATTGTGCCTCTTTGAAGGATGGTTAGCTGATGCTTTTCTTGGTCGGTTCAAAACaatattcattttcttcttcgtcTACCTTGGAGGCTACATTCTTCTTCCTTTGTTATTTCCATACCCATTTAAAAGAAATGGTGAAGATACAGAGCTGCCTCAGATGTGTAGTAGTGTCACTTATAATACATCCAATGGGACTTCGTTCATGTCATTAGCTCAGCACTCACTATCAATCCTTGTGCAAAACTGGACTGTTGTGATCACTGGGGATACACCAAACAGAGTTAGCCCAGGAGATGAGGCATGTGCACCATTTGTGTATCTGTCTCTAGTGCTGATGGCAATTGGCACAGCTGCAATCAGAACAAACATTGCTCCTTTTGGAGGTGACCAG ATGAAATCTGAGGGACCTCAAGCGAGTCGAGGCTTCTTCAACTGGTTTTATTGGTCTGTCAACATTGGTTCCTTCATTGCTCTCGGACCCATTGCATATTTACAACAAGAGGTCAGCTTCTTCTGGGGATACCTTGTTCCAGGCATCTGTCTTTTCCTGGCGATGATCGTGTTTTGTGCAG gttgCAAATTCTACCTTGTCAAGCCACAATCAGGAAGCGTGATTTCTAGTATTTTCAACGTGATCTGGGAGGCCTGTAGTATGAAAAGAAAGCAAAACAAAAGACACCAACAATATCG GACAATTGACACTGCTGGTTCTTCATCTGAAGCTCAACCACAAGGTCTCCTCGATTATGCCAAAAGTCGCTACGGAGGTAGTTTccatgacaatgatgttgaagAGGTCCGAAGCCTCGGTAAAACTGTGTTGATATTTGTGACTATGATCCCATATTGGATCGGTTATTATCAG ATGGAGACCACCTTTCTGATGCAGGGGTTGCACATGCGCCTGTCTCCTGAAAGAGCCTACTTCGATGATGATAGGATTGGGAATATTACTTCAATACCAGTAAATAGAACTGGCAATTCCACATCCGTGAAGCAGTTTCAG atccCAGCTGCCTGGCTGTCTTTGTTCGATGTCATAGTTGTGATCATACTCATTCCAATAATGAATCGATTAATCTACCCAAAACTGGACCGAATGAACAGACCTCTTTTGCTGAAGAATCGCATCGCTATCGGGATGGCAGTGTCTGTGTTAGCAATTATATGCGCTGGTGTTGTTGAAAACCAGAGATTAGCAATATTTTGGAAGAATGGAACGGAGCACCCTGTCCCACAGGTTGTTG GTAACACAACATTTTATGCTGCTGATATGGCTATAGCCTGGCAGATTCCCCAGTATGCGCTGATTGGTATAAGTGAGGTGTTTACCAGTATTGGAG GTCTCGAGCTTGCCTACTCTCTCTCACCGAAAAGCATGCAAGGACTCATCATGGGGTTGTTCTACTTCATGTCGGGCATCGGTAGTTTCCTCGGAACTGCTATCATGTACATCTTCCAAGGGATATGGTTCTTCACCTGGGATCGAGGTGACATCAATTGCCGTTTTTTATGCAGTTGGGATACAGATAAGATATGTGCAGAATGTCGCATGGACTATTATTTCTTTGTCTTGGCAGGTGTGGAAGTGTTTGGACTGATACTGTATCTTTTGTTGACATGGAAATGCAGACTCGGTCAAGACCTGGGGAGGAAGAGAGTCATCCAGGATGATTCTATTAATCAATCAACACCAGCGTCATTGTCAGTTCCTTCAGACGATGTTGGAGACTGTAAACCGGAGGGAAGGAATGGAAGTGTTAAAAGGCAATCTACTAAAGGATATACTATGAATTACACGGCATGA
- the LOC135483328 gene encoding solute carrier family 15 member 4-like — MASVDSMENTAQENSPLIRPNVAVQNEKQRKRHFACLTILITEVLERVAFLSMAVTLGIFLNKEPLDWTSYNSIIATFILIGTAYTFSFIGSMIADMLLGRYRTICLFFLIYIAGYIFFPVLDELLDASESNTNYSLPKMCTHRSIMVPRDHLIPTNISLSDQASNYTPISNSTLNLVGGADASRTRSALNENCAWPIYFFVCLMAVGAGAVKANIAPYGAQHWKDEEHPHKDVVQSFFDWFFWCANIGSLVALGIIAFVQQTFNFHAGYIASTISLGVALFFFGTGGGWYKSRIAEASRVTRLALKNCLGVLKFGFCFKASCCWKTDPNRSTVSVLADVSGDFGSLSSLRKPRSWFDYARREQCGGPYSDQEVDDSLAFLKLVVLFSTFVPYWTIYHQMPTAFIFQGLHMDLQTETVGFHIPVAWLYLFEPLVMVFFIPLLDIWVYSKLKQRGRCPHILRNRIAIGFVLSISAVVVAGLVEYERRDGMWSGVATNQTPHVKNQNISNTFYEAAQMNAAWQIPQYLLLGLAEVFASVAGLELAYSQSSIPLKGVTMSLFWLFCGVGSFFGALFSYFFTGIWFFTWDEGNINCRLLCPDDVTKICNVCHLDYYFFFLAGFGFLGLPSPKGSALKMTASHCF; from the exons ATGGCATCTGTTGACAGTATGGAGAACACAGCTCAGGAAAACTCCCCATTGATTCGACCAAATGTGGCCGTCCAGAATGAAAAACAGCGGAAACGACACTTTGCCTGTCTGACCATTCTCATCACGGAGGTGCTGGAGCGCGTGGCCTTCCTGAGCATGGCGGTCACACTCGGCATATTCCTCAACAAAGAGCCACTAGACTGGACATCATACAATTCAATCATAGCAACATTCATCCTGATCGGTACAGCTTATACGTTTTCCTTCATTGGCAGTATGATAGCTGATATGCTCCTAGGCAGATACAGGACAATATGCTTGTTCTTTCTCATCTATATTGCTGGTTACATCTTCTTCCCTGTCTTGGATGAACTACTTGATGCCAGTGAATCCAATACTAACTATAGTCTTCCGAAGATGTGCACTCACCGATCAATCATGGTGCCGAGGGATCACCTCATCCCAACAAACATATCTCTTTCTGATCAAGCTTCCAATTATACTCCGATCTCCAACAGCACGCTGAACCTTGTTGGTGGTGCAGATGCAAGCAGGACCCGCTCTGCCCTAAATGAGAACTGTGCCTGGCCCATTTATTTCTTTGTCTGTCTCATGGCTGTCGGGGCGGGGGCTGTCAAAGCTAACATCGCACCATATGGAGCTCAACATTGGAAG GATGAGGAGCATCCCCATAAAGATGTCGTCCAATCCTTTTTTGACTGGTTCTTCTGGTGTGCTAACATTGGCTCCTTGGTTGCCTTGGGGATCATTGCGTTTGTTCAGCAGACGTTCAACTTCCATGCTGGTTATATCGCATCTACCATCAGCTTGGGAGTGGCACTGTTTTTCTTTGGAACAG GTGGTGGATGGTACAAATCAAGGATAGCAGAAGCATCTCGCGTGACACGCTTGGCCCTGAAGAATTGTCTGGGGGTTCTCAAGTTTGGTTTTTGCTTCAAGGCCTCATGCTGCTGGAAGACAGATCCTAACAGGAG TACTGTCAGTGTTTTAGCAGATGTATCAGGAGACTTCGGAAGTCTGAGCAGTCTTCGGAAGCCACGCAGTTGGTTTGACTATGCGAGGAGAGAGCAGTGTGGTGGCCCATACAGTGATCAAGAGGTTGATGATAGCTTGGCCTTCCTCAAGCTTGTAGTGCTCTTCTCAACCTTTGTGCCTTACTGGACAATCTACCATCAA ATGCCTACTGCATTCATCTTTCAAGGTCTGCACATGGATTTGCAAACAGAAACTGTAGGCTTTCAT ATTCCCGTTGCATGGTTATATCTATTTGAACCACTGGTCATGGTCTTCTTCATCCCGCTACTGGACATCTGGGTCTACTCCAAACTGAAACAGAGAGGGCGCTGTCCACACATTCTCCGTAACCGAATTGCCATTGGGTTTGTGCTGTCCATTTCAGCCGTGGTTGTTGCCGGCCTTGTGGAGTATGAGCGTCGCGATGGCATGTGGTCCGGAGTAGCAACCAATCAAACACCACATGTGAAAAATCAGAATATTA GTAATACATTCTATGAGGCAGCCCAGATGAATGCAGCCTGGCAGATTCCTCAGTACCTTCTACTTGGACTGGCTGAAGTCTTTGCCAGTGTAGCAG GTTTAGAGCTTGCATACTCCCAGTCCTCCATCCCCTTGAAGGGTGTCACCATGTCCTTGTTCTGGCTCTTTTGTGGTGTTGGCAGCTTCTTTGGGGCATTATTCAGCTATTTCTTTACTGGCATTTGGTTCTTTACTTGGGATGAGGGAAATATCAACTGTCGTCTGCTCTGCCCCGATGATGTCACAAAAATATGCAATGTGTGTCATTTGGATTATTATTTCTTCTTCCTGGCTGGATTTGGCTTCCTTGGACTCCCCTCACcaaaaggcagtgcactgaaaatgactgcatcacactgcttttga
- the LOC135483052 gene encoding protein CASP-like yields MAMTDWCLESVFCIVVTRASVVKTEQNAGVITFTLRYDALQQQYTEAVNTVHEQKQLISQLEEDLRSVNALSSLFRGEGEGEPSTNPSSEIMADALKEVTIATSTPDSKSNSAAGSLLPIVQSQRERFRVRAQELEAQNIAHQQQIQMIQNEMDKLRSDNVKLYEKIKFLQAYPSRSRPAGDDGALNRYSTQYEEKLDPFTTFNKKERMRKYANLKPYDKITLSMGRFIMGNKMARTIAFFYTIILHCLVFLVLYKVAHTEDCKRDLASECHQNFAEHMMKVHGDSQFNPGHVHKH; encoded by the exons ATGGCGATGACAGATTGGTGCTTGGAGTCTGTGTTTTGTATTGTTGTTACCCGTGCCAGTGTGGTGAAAACTGAACAAAATGCTGGCGTCATCACCTTTACAT TGCGATACGATGCTCTTCAGCAGCAGTACACGGAGGCCGTCAACACTGTTCATGAGCAGAAACAGCTGATTAGTCAATTGGAGGAAGATCTCCGTAGTGTGAATGCCTTGTCATCGCTATTCAGAGGTGAAGGAGAG GGTGAGCCAagcaccaacccaagcagtgAGATCATGGCAGACGCCCTGAAGGAGGTCACCATAGCAACAAGTACCCCAGACTCCAAGTCGAACTCTGCCGCGGGATCTTTGCTGCCTATTGTCCAGAGTCAGAGGGAACGATTCCGAGTTAGGGCTCAGGAGTTAGAGGCT caaaacatcgcccatcaaCAACAAATACAGATGATTCAGAATGAAATGGACAAACTCCGATCAGACAATGTCAAACTCTACGAAAAAATTAAATTCCTGCAAGCCTACCCCAGCAGA AGTCGACCAGCTGGAGATGACGGAGCATTGAATCGTTACTCCACACAATACGAGGAGAAGCTGGACCCGTTCACGACATTCAATAAGAAGGAAAGGATGAGGAAATATGCCAACTTGAAGCCTTATGACAAAATCACACTAAGCATG GGTCGCTTCATTATGGGTAACAAAATGGCACGGACCATCGCCTTCTTCTACACGATCATCTTACATTGTCTAGTCTTCCTT GTTCTCTACAAAGTCGCTCACACTGAAGACTGCAAGAGGGATCTCGCATCTGAATGTCATCAAAA CTTTGCCGAGCATATGATGAAGGTTCACGGTGATTCACAATTCAACCCAGGACATGTACATAAGCATTAG